One Phaseolus vulgaris cultivar G19833 chromosome 4, P. vulgaris v2.0, whole genome shotgun sequence DNA window includes the following coding sequences:
- the LOC137838618 gene encoding uncharacterized protein: MSEFKVFFAEGSSINRPHMFNGMNYAFWKIRMKFFMESIDSCIWEAMVHEPYVPMQVVKDEEVVKPRSEWSESEKKKAQYDLVAKNIITSSLTMDEFFRISQCSSAKEIWEVLEVTHEGTEDVKRSRKHSFIQEYELFRMQPEESIVDVQKRFIHIVNHLTGLGKVFDKEELNIKVLKCLNRSHPVRGCTPVREPTR, translated from the coding sequence atgtctgagtttaaagtgttttttgcTGAGGGATCGTCCATCAATAGACCCCATATGTTCAATGGGATGAATTATGctttttggaaaattagaatgaaatttttcatggaatctattgactcGTGTATTTGGGAGGCTATGGTCCATgaaccttatgtgccaatgcaggttgtcaaggatgaagaagtggtgaaaccaagatctgaatggagtgagagtgaaaagaagaaggctcaatatgatcttgtagccaagaacatcataacttcGTCATTAACAATGGATGAATTCTTCAGAATATCTCAATGCAGTTCAGCTAAGGAGATATGGGAAGTCTTGGAAGTTACTCATGAAGGCACTGAGGATGTGAAGAGATCAAGAAAACATTCtttcatccaagagtatgaacttttcagaatgcaacccgaagAGAGCATTGTTGATGTTCAGAAAAGGTTCATCCACATTGTGAATCATCTTACTGGATTGGGAAAGGTATTTGACAAAGAGGAACTTAACATAAAAGTGCTGAAGTGCCTCAATAGAAGTcaccccgtcagaggttgcactccagttagggaacccacgcgctag
- the LOC137838617 gene encoding uncharacterized protein, producing MLLESYQPATLVGPKVTFTGTGDQEAHLTNFHTQMMLVGGSDAVRCKLFMCTLAETVMDWFISLPDGHVTSFPQLTKLFSAQYIANRAPPSISYDLFDIRQYQGEFLKEFLHRFGAQVVRLNLKDERMMVHAFWKCIVPSPFSESLIRNNPKTFVGIRCRAVAHIVTGEEVNEKRTCVVPTHPRATGRPQTLKVYEATTDKKTPVKQQPYQLKKPQTKGSERENVPPRHDFMVELKDIIAIPNVAERLKVAPKTDKRLGPNKKRLVRVPPSIQPSHTQAR from the coding sequence atgttattggaatcatatcaaccAGCCACGCTTGTAGGGCCCAAGGTAACCTTCACTGGTACAGGGGATCAGGAAGCCCATCTCACAAatttccacacgcagatgatgctggttgggGGCTCCGATGCGGTGAGATGCAAGTTGTTCATGTGCACTCTGGCGGAAACGgtgatggattggttcatcagcctccctgatggccaTGTGACGTCATTCCCACAACTTACAAAGCTGTTCAGTGCACAGTACATCGCGAATCGGGCTCCCCCGTCTATCTCTTATGATCTCTTTGACATAAgacaatatcagggagagtttttgaaggagttcctccaccgctttggagcacaggtAGTGAGGTTGAACCTTAAGGATGAAAGGATGATGGTGCACGCGTTCTGGAAGTGCATTGTGCCAAGCCCCTTCAGCGAGTCACTTATCCGAAACAACCCTAAGACCTTCGTCGGGATAAGGTGTCGCGCGGTGGCTCATATTGTGACGGGGGAAGAAGTTAACGAGAAGCGCACGTGCGTGGTTCCCACGCACCCGCGTGCGACAGGTCGCCCTCAAACCCTAAAAGTGTATGAGGCAACGACAGATAAGAAGACCCCTGTGAAGCAGCAACCGTATCAACTGAAGAAGCCTCAAACCAAGGGAAGTGAGAGGGAGAATGTGCCGCCAAGACACGACTTCATGGTAGAATTAAAGGACATCATCGCTATCCCAAATGTAGCAGAGAGACTGAAGGTAGCCCCCAAGACCGACAAGAGGCTTGGGCCCAACAAGAAACGCCTGGTGAGAGTTCCACCAAGCATTCAACCATCCCATACGCAagctagatga